Below is a genomic region from Desulfitibacter alkalitolerans DSM 16504.
AAATCTATATCGTCTCATTATACGTAGCAAACTTCCTGCTGCTGAACGCTTTGAAAGATGGGTCTTTGATGAAGTGCTGCCCACGATCAGAAAATATGGAGTTTATGCTACAGATAAAGTTATCGAAGAGATGATTTCTAATCCGGAGTATGGCATCAGGATTTTCTCTGAACTAAAGGCAGAACGCGACAGGCGGAAAGCTTTAGAAATAGAAAATGCAAAGAATAAACAGATTATCAGTGAGCTAAAGCCCAAGGCGAGCTATTATGATCTCATATTGCAAAATAAAAGCCTTGTGCCGATCAGCAAGATTGCCAAGGATTACGGAATGTCTGGCCGCGCTTTCAATAAGCTGCTTCATGAGCTTGGAGTACAGTACAAAATGGGAAACTGCTGGCTTTTATATCAGGAGTACGCCGATCAAGGATACACGCAGTCCAAGACCCACGCTATTGATGCAGAAAGAAGCGTAATGCACACATATTGGACACAAAAAGGAAGGCTATTTATCTATGACCTTCTTAAAAACAAGAAAGGTATATTGCCTGTAATCGAACGTGAACAAAAAAGCGCATAGGCAGGGGGTAATACCATGAGTATCA
It encodes:
- a CDS encoding phage antirepressor, yielding MTNLQVFKNTEFGELKVLVIDGKEYFPATDCARMLGYSNPRDAIQRHCKPDGVVKHDGVTLTTNQYGVSTEQHVERTYITEGNLYRLIIRSKLPAAERFERWVFDEVLPTIRKYGVYATDKVIEEMISNPEYGIRIFSELKAERDRRKALEIENAKNKQIISELKPKASYYDLILQNKSLVPISKIAKDYGMSGRAFNKLLHELGVQYKMGNCWLLYQEYADQGYTQSKTHAIDAERSVMHTYWTQKGRLFIYDLLKNKKGILPVIEREQKSA